The following proteins come from a genomic window of Streptomyces sp. NBC_01716:
- a CDS encoding phosphatidylinositol-specific phospholipase C domain-containing protein, whose product MGRLMRTTVAASAAGALALVGALSQAGTAAADDQLPYSSSTGVGVHNAYEKTTFPYFADALDSGAGMLELDVWTNVFGASWRVSHSNPLGSNSNCVNAANAGELRTKSRDQGLPGCLKDMKAWHDANPGHRPILVKVEFKDGFQGQAGRGPAALDALLGSTLGDALFRPADLVGGSANLDTAVQERGWPARSALAGKFIFELIPGTVEQQNPLDTLWTDREYATHLRDLAAAGRLGEAAAFPAVLGAAAGDPRTRYPDASLRPWFVVFDGSASVYAAEGFDTAWYDQRHYLVVMTDAHAVAPAIDGTNPTEAQARDRVAMLARKHASIASADWYPLPSVLATVVERGAGQ is encoded by the coding sequence ATGGGAAGACTCATGCGTACGACAGTTGCCGCGAGCGCGGCCGGGGCGCTGGCCCTGGTGGGTGCTCTGAGCCAGGCGGGCACCGCGGCCGCCGACGACCAGCTGCCGTACTCCTCTTCCACCGGGGTCGGGGTCCACAACGCGTACGAGAAGACGACCTTCCCGTACTTCGCGGACGCGCTGGACTCCGGTGCCGGGATGCTCGAACTCGACGTGTGGACCAATGTGTTCGGCGCCTCCTGGCGGGTCTCGCACAGCAACCCGCTCGGCAGCAACAGCAACTGCGTGAACGCCGCCAACGCCGGTGAACTGCGCACCAAGTCACGCGACCAGGGGCTGCCCGGCTGCCTCAAGGACATGAAGGCCTGGCACGACGCCAACCCCGGCCACCGGCCGATCCTCGTCAAGGTCGAGTTCAAGGACGGCTTCCAGGGCCAGGCCGGACGCGGCCCCGCCGCGCTCGACGCGCTCCTCGGCTCCACGCTCGGCGACGCGCTCTTCCGTCCCGCGGACCTCGTGGGCGGCAGCGCGAACCTCGACACCGCCGTCCAGGAACGCGGCTGGCCGGCGCGCTCCGCGCTCGCGGGCAAGTTCATATTCGAGCTGATCCCCGGCACCGTCGAGCAGCAGAACCCCCTCGACACCCTGTGGACCGACCGCGAGTACGCGACCCACCTGCGGGACCTCGCCGCCGCCGGCCGGCTCGGCGAGGCGGCGGCCTTCCCCGCCGTACTCGGCGCCGCCGCCGGGGACCCCCGTACCCGGTACCCGGACGCCTCGCTCCGGCCGTGGTTCGTCGTCTTCGACGGCTCGGCGTCCGTCTACGCCGCCGAGGGCTTCGACACCGCCTGGTACGACCAGCGGCACTACCTGGTCGTCATGACGGACGCCCACGCGGTGGCGCCCGCGATCGACGGCACGAACCCGACCGAGGCGCAGGCGCGCGACCGCGTCGCGATGCTGGCGCGCAAGCACGCGAGCATCGCTTCGGCGGACTGGTACCCGCTGCCGTCCGTTCTCGCCACGGTCGTGGAGCGCGGCGCGGGTCAGTAG
- a CDS encoding ATP-dependent DNA ligase, with product MLLATLAQVSREVAATSARSRKIALLAELFRAAGPADVPVVIPWLAGRLPQGRIGVGRHALKDPVPAADTATLTIHEADRAVTALAAVAGPGSQAERRRLVQSLLGAATEEEQRFLIALLFGEVRQGALDAVAGEALAQATEAPPAAVRRAVMLAGSLQSVAERLLADGPGALEEFRLTVGRPVLPMLAQTAGSVAEAVERLAPCAVEEKLDGIRVQVHREGDAVRVYTRTLDDITDRLPEVTAAALALDGDRFILDGEVIALDTDGRPRAFQEVAGRVGSRTDVRAAAVALPLSPVFFDVLAADGDELLDLSYAERRTTLDRLVPAPMRVRRVVVPGPDAAEAVEFLRITLERGHEGVVIKALDTPYSAGRRGAGWVKVKPVHTLDLVVLAAEWGHGRRTGRLSNLHLGARRPDGSFVMLGKTFKGLTDAMLKWQTARLREMAVDDDGFTVRVRPELVVEIAYDGLQRSSRYPAGVTLRFARVLRHREDKPASEADTLETVLGAHGPPGA from the coding sequence ATGCTGCTGGCCACGCTCGCTCAGGTCTCACGGGAGGTCGCGGCCACGTCGGCGCGGTCCCGGAAGATCGCCCTGCTGGCCGAGCTCTTCCGCGCGGCCGGGCCCGCCGACGTGCCTGTCGTCATCCCGTGGCTGGCGGGCCGGCTTCCCCAGGGGCGGATCGGTGTCGGCCGGCACGCGCTGAAGGACCCCGTACCGGCGGCGGACACGGCCACGCTGACCATCCATGAGGCGGACCGGGCGGTCACCGCGCTCGCCGCCGTCGCCGGTCCCGGCTCGCAGGCCGAGCGCAGACGGCTGGTCCAGTCCCTGCTGGGCGCGGCGACGGAGGAGGAACAGCGGTTCCTGATCGCGCTGCTCTTCGGTGAGGTGCGCCAGGGCGCGCTGGACGCCGTCGCCGGGGAGGCGCTCGCGCAGGCGACGGAGGCGCCGCCCGCGGCCGTCCGGCGGGCGGTGATGCTGGCCGGGTCGCTCCAGAGCGTCGCGGAGCGGCTGCTGGCGGACGGTCCCGGGGCGCTGGAGGAGTTCCGGCTGACCGTGGGCCGGCCGGTGCTGCCGATGCTCGCGCAGACGGCGGGGAGCGTGGCCGAGGCCGTGGAGCGGCTCGCGCCGTGCGCCGTGGAGGAGAAGCTGGACGGGATCCGCGTACAGGTCCACCGGGAGGGTGACGCGGTACGCGTCTACACCCGCACTCTCGACGACATCACCGACCGGCTGCCGGAGGTGACCGCCGCGGCGCTCGCTCTGGACGGTGACCGCTTCATCCTGGACGGGGAGGTCATCGCCCTGGACACGGACGGCAGGCCCCGCGCGTTCCAGGAGGTCGCGGGGCGGGTCGGCTCGCGCACGGACGTACGGGCGGCGGCCGTCGCGCTGCCGCTGTCGCCGGTCTTCTTCGACGTGCTCGCCGCCGACGGTGACGAGCTGCTGGACCTGTCGTACGCCGAGCGCCGTACGACCCTGGACCGGCTGGTCCCGGCGCCGATGCGGGTGCGGCGGGTCGTGGTGCCGGGGCCGGACGCCGCCGAGGCGGTGGAGTTCCTGCGCATCACGCTGGAACGGGGCCACGAGGGCGTCGTGATCAAGGCACTCGACACCCCGTACAGCGCGGGCCGGCGCGGGGCCGGATGGGTGAAGGTCAAACCGGTCCACACGCTGGATCTCGTGGTGCTGGCCGCCGAGTGGGGGCACGGCAGGCGCACCGGCCGCCTGTCGAATCTGCATCTGGGCGCCCGGCGGCCGGACGGCTCGTTCGTGATGCTGGGCAAGACGTTCAAGGGTCTGACGGACGCGATGCTGAAGTGGCAGACGGCGCGTCTGCGGGAGATGGCGGTGGACGACGACGGTTTCACCGTGCGGGTGCGTCCTGAGCTGGTGGTGGAGATCGCCTACGACGGGCTCCAGCGCTCGTCCCGCTATCCGGCGGGAGTGACGCTGCGGTTCGCGCGGGTGCTGCGCCACCGCGAGGACAAACCGGCGTCGGAGGCGGACACGCTGGAGACGGTGCTGGGGGCGCACGGCCCGCCGGGTGCCTAG
- a CDS encoding oxygenase MpaB family protein, whose amino-acid sequence MSHGDSDAGAHRARADPGLFGPNSVTWQLHGDPMMWIAGVRAFYLQALHPRAVRGVIQNSDFRKGAWGRLKRTANFVGTISYGTTEAAEKAGARVRRIHTHLKVTDPVTGERYGVDEPDLLLWVHCAEVDSYLHLLRRSGLPVTDAQADLYIDEHREGARLVGLDPALVPANRAELAAYFERVRPELAAGPEAREVDDFLRRPPVHPLLVPARAVLWRHASALAYDSLPGYAHELYGRAAPDPRRVTRRLVVTGAVLRAVPGWLRRRIPPGHIRGAMARLGRETRPRPRELGRQAAKLRRQAAILDGPGRAQRGDGGDSRRWRKPV is encoded by the coding sequence GTGAGCCACGGGGACAGTGACGCCGGCGCCCACCGCGCACGCGCCGACCCCGGGCTCTTCGGCCCCAACTCCGTCACCTGGCAGCTGCACGGCGACCCGATGATGTGGATCGCCGGCGTCCGTGCGTTCTACCTCCAGGCCCTGCATCCGCGCGCCGTACGCGGCGTCATACAGAACAGCGACTTCAGGAAGGGCGCCTGGGGGCGGCTGAAGCGCACGGCCAACTTCGTCGGCACCATCAGCTACGGCACCACCGAAGCCGCCGAGAAGGCCGGTGCCCGCGTCCGCCGCATCCACACCCACCTCAAGGTCACCGACCCCGTGACAGGTGAGCGTTACGGCGTCGACGAACCGGACCTGCTGCTCTGGGTGCACTGCGCCGAGGTCGACTCCTACCTGCACCTCCTGCGCCGCTCCGGCCTCCCGGTCACCGACGCCCAGGCCGACCTCTACATCGACGAACACCGCGAAGGCGCCCGCCTCGTGGGCCTCGACCCGGCGCTCGTGCCCGCCAACAGGGCCGAACTCGCCGCGTACTTCGAACGGGTACGACCGGAGCTGGCCGCCGGCCCGGAGGCGCGCGAGGTGGACGACTTCCTGCGCCGTCCGCCCGTCCATCCGCTGCTCGTCCCCGCCCGCGCGGTGCTGTGGCGGCACGCGTCGGCCCTCGCGTACGACTCACTGCCGGGCTACGCCCACGAGTTGTACGGCAGAGCGGCCCCCGATCCACGGCGGGTGACCCGCCGACTGGTCGTCACCGGGGCGGTCCTGCGGGCCGTCCCGGGGTGGCTGCGCCGGCGCATCCCACCGGGCCACATCAGAGGCGCGATGGCCAGGCTGGGACGTGAGACCCGGCCCCGCCCACGCGAACTCGGGCGACAGGCTGCCAAACTCCGCAGACAGGCGGCCATACTGGACGGGCCGGGGAGGGCGCAGCGAGGTGACGGGGGCGACAGCAGGCGATGGCGGAAACCAGTCTGA
- a CDS encoding serine/threonine-protein kinase yields MAETSLIQGRYRLLDLIGRGGMGEVWRAQDESLGRHVAVKCLKPLGPQQDQSFTRVLRERFRREARVAAALQHRGVTVVHDFGEHDGVLYLVMELLEGRNLSQLLEDNRQGPLAVPDVVDIAEQVADALAYTHEQGIVHRDLKPANIVRLTDGAVKICDFGIARLGHDIGFTSKLTGTGIAMGTPHYMSPEQIGGGHIDHRSDLYSLGCVLYEIATGVPPFDLDDAWAVLVGHRDTAPRPLRSHRSELPEFLDTIVLDLLAKTPDERPSDATALRHRIIAARSISEHPEAPGRYGRYGREGRESHRSALSPMLAHPPSAAGSTSHGHAAGGRDPRAARLPSWTYGMTVGHKATGSSALRTTPPDHTAGLTGEWTTPSGPAGTSAGGYAPPERPTPSPEQIAVLNSRHSAGLSLGRLGRWDEAGEVHRSVAAEREHMLGPDHPDTLGSRYEVGFTLSRTGRTSDALREFVRVTEGRERALGPDHPETLAARQETAYVLGQLGRHFEAHEVYAAVLASRERTMGADHPDTLRCRHNLAFNLSRLGRIEDSFRMALEVAEARGRVLGANHPDTLVTRYEVAYALGMLGRWTEALQTYREVAAGRTHALGGDHPDSLAARYEVGISLGRLGRSAEALELYRGLVDDRTRVHGPTDPETLRARHGLGVNLGRLARWEEALAESRDVCAIRERVLGPDHPDTLVSRREVAVGLGWLSRWPDALAVYRSVAESRERVLGPDHPDALASRNDEAHCLEQLGRGGEAVELYRRVAALRQQREAGRH; encoded by the coding sequence ATGGCGGAAACCAGTCTGATCCAGGGCCGGTACCGGCTGCTCGATCTGATCGGGCGCGGTGGCATGGGCGAGGTGTGGCGGGCCCAGGACGAATCGCTGGGCCGGCACGTCGCCGTCAAATGCCTCAAGCCGCTCGGCCCGCAGCAGGATCAGTCCTTCACCCGGGTGCTGCGCGAACGGTTCCGCCGGGAGGCGCGCGTCGCGGCGGCCCTCCAGCACCGGGGCGTCACGGTCGTCCACGACTTCGGCGAGCACGACGGTGTGCTGTATCTCGTGATGGAGCTGCTCGAAGGGCGTAACCTCAGCCAGCTCCTGGAGGACAACAGACAGGGTCCGCTCGCGGTGCCGGACGTCGTCGACATCGCGGAGCAGGTCGCGGACGCGCTCGCGTACACACACGAACAGGGCATCGTGCACCGGGACTTGAAGCCCGCCAACATCGTGCGGCTGACCGACGGCGCGGTGAAGATCTGCGACTTCGGCATCGCCAGACTCGGCCACGACATCGGCTTCACGTCCAAGCTCACCGGCACCGGCATCGCGATGGGCACACCGCACTACATGTCGCCCGAGCAGATTGGCGGCGGGCACATAGACCATCGCAGCGATCTGTACTCGCTCGGCTGTGTGCTGTACGAGATCGCCACCGGCGTCCCGCCCTTCGACCTGGACGACGCGTGGGCCGTCCTGGTCGGGCACAGGGACACCGCGCCCCGGCCGTTGCGGAGCCACCGGTCCGAACTGCCGGAGTTCCTCGACACGATCGTCCTCGACCTGCTGGCCAAGACGCCCGATGAGCGTCCGTCGGACGCGACCGCGCTGCGGCACCGGATCATCGCCGCCCGGTCCATCTCCGAGCACCCCGAAGCGCCGGGACGCTACGGCCGTTACGGACGCGAGGGCCGGGAGAGCCACCGGTCGGCTCTGTCGCCCATGCTCGCCCACCCGCCGTCGGCCGCCGGCTCCACGTCCCACGGGCACGCCGCGGGCGGTCGGGACCCGCGAGCCGCCCGGCTGCCCTCCTGGACGTACGGCATGACCGTCGGTCACAAGGCGACCGGCTCCTCCGCCCTGCGCACCACGCCGCCCGACCACACGGCGGGACTCACCGGCGAATGGACCACGCCGTCGGGACCGGCGGGGACCTCCGCGGGCGGGTACGCGCCGCCTGAACGCCCCACGCCATCGCCGGAGCAGATCGCCGTGCTCAACAGCCGGCACAGCGCGGGCCTCAGCCTGGGCAGGCTCGGCCGCTGGGACGAGGCGGGCGAGGTGCACCGCTCGGTCGCGGCCGAGCGGGAGCACATGCTCGGACCCGACCATCCCGACACCCTCGGCAGCCGCTACGAGGTCGGCTTCACCCTCAGCCGGACCGGCCGCACGTCGGACGCGCTGCGGGAGTTCGTCCGGGTCACGGAGGGCCGCGAACGGGCCCTCGGTCCCGACCACCCGGAGACCCTGGCCGCGCGCCAGGAGACGGCGTACGTCCTGGGTCAGCTCGGCAGGCACTTCGAGGCGCACGAGGTGTACGCGGCGGTGCTCGCCTCCCGTGAACGGACCATGGGGGCCGACCATCCCGACACCCTGCGCTGCCGCCACAACCTCGCGTTCAACCTCAGCCGGCTCGGCCGGATCGAGGACTCCTTCCGGATGGCGCTGGAGGTGGCGGAGGCGCGCGGCAGGGTGCTGGGCGCCAACCACCCCGACACGCTGGTGACGCGGTACGAGGTCGCGTACGCGCTCGGCATGCTCGGCCGCTGGACGGAGGCGCTCCAGACGTACCGCGAGGTCGCGGCCGGCCGCACCCACGCGCTCGGCGGCGACCACCCCGACAGCCTGGCGGCGCGCTACGAGGTCGGCATAAGCCTGGGCCGGCTCGGCCGCAGCGCCGAGGCCCTGGAGCTGTACCGGGGCCTCGTGGACGACCGAACCCGGGTGCACGGCCCCACCGACCCCGAGACGCTGCGCGCCCGCCACGGCCTGGGGGTGAACCTCGGCCGGCTCGCCCGCTGGGAGGAAGCCCTCGCGGAGTCCCGCGACGTGTGCGCGATCCGCGAACGGGTGCTCGGCCCCGACCACCCGGACACCCTGGTCAGCCGCCGCGAGGTCGCCGTCGGCCTGGGCTGGCTGAGCCGCTGGCCCGACGCCCTTGCGGTCTACCGCAGTGTGGCGGAGTCCCGCGAGCGGGTGCTCGGCCCGGACCACCCTGACGCCCTGGCCAGCCGCAACGACGAGGCGCACTGCCTCGAACAACTGGGCAGGGGCGGCGAGGCCGTGGAACTCTACCGCCGGGTGGCGGCCCTACGACAGCAGCGCGAGGCGGGGCGGCACTAG
- a CDS encoding phytoene desaturase family protein, with protein sequence MPALASPARASYDAVIVGGGHNGLVAAAYLAGAGRSVLVLERLGHTGGAAVSTRPFAGVDARLSRYSYLVSLLPRKIVDELGLRFAVRKRTVASYTPVERGGRPTGLLVGGGADRTRESFAGLTGGDAEYAAWQDFYASTLRVAGRVFPTLTEPLPARAELRARIDDEAAWRMLFEEPIGVAIEDRFADDLVRGVVLTDALIGTFADAHDPSLVQNRCFLYHVVGGGTGDWDVPVGGMGALTDALAVAARAAGAEIVTGHEATRVETDGSHAEVAFRTEAGDTGSVAARHVLVNASPQALATLLGDAPPAPPAEGAQLKVNMLLRRLPRLRDRSVDPREAFAGTFHIAEGYRQLATAYEEAAGGGLPSAPPSEIYCHSLTDPSILAPELAEQGYQTLTLFGLHTPARLFADANDTVRDELLKATLEQLDAHLAEPIADCLAVDAEGRPCIEAKTPVDLERELRLPGGHIFHRDLAFPYATADTGRWGVETAHANVLLCGAGAVRGGGVSGVPGHNAAMAVLESGRAPSVGA encoded by the coding sequence ATGCCCGCACTCGCCTCTCCCGCCCGCGCCTCCTACGACGCCGTGATCGTCGGCGGCGGTCACAACGGACTCGTCGCCGCCGCCTATCTCGCCGGGGCCGGGCGCTCCGTTCTCGTACTGGAGCGTCTTGGACACACCGGCGGGGCCGCCGTCTCCACCCGGCCCTTCGCCGGTGTCGACGCGCGTCTCTCCCGCTACTCGTATCTCGTGTCGCTGCTGCCCCGGAAGATCGTGGACGAGCTCGGGCTGCGGTTCGCCGTACGGAAGCGGACCGTCGCCTCGTACACACCCGTCGAGCGCGGCGGGCGGCCGACCGGACTGCTCGTGGGCGGCGGGGCCGACCGTACGAGGGAGTCGTTCGCCGGGCTGACCGGAGGCGACGCCGAGTACGCGGCCTGGCAGGACTTCTACGCCTCGACCCTCCGCGTCGCCGGGCGCGTCTTCCCGACCCTCACCGAACCGCTGCCCGCGCGCGCCGAGTTGCGCGCCCGGATCGACGACGAGGCCGCCTGGCGCATGCTCTTCGAGGAACCGATCGGTGTCGCGATCGAGGACCGGTTCGCCGACGACCTCGTACGCGGTGTCGTCCTCACCGACGCGCTGATCGGCACCTTCGCCGACGCCCACGACCCGTCCCTCGTGCAGAACCGCTGCTTCCTCTACCACGTCGTCGGCGGCGGCACCGGTGACTGGGACGTGCCGGTCGGCGGTATGGGCGCGCTCACTGACGCCCTCGCCGTCGCCGCACGCGCGGCCGGCGCGGAGATCGTCACCGGCCACGAGGCGACCCGCGTCGAGACGGACGGCAGCCACGCCGAGGTCGCCTTCCGTACGGAGGCGGGCGACACCGGAAGCGTCGCGGCCCGCCACGTCCTGGTGAACGCGTCCCCGCAGGCGCTCGCCACCCTCCTCGGCGACGCGCCGCCCGCCCCGCCCGCCGAGGGCGCCCAACTGAAGGTGAACATGCTGCTGCGCCGGCTCCCGCGGCTGCGCGACCGGAGCGTCGACCCGCGCGAGGCGTTCGCCGGGACGTTCCATATCGCCGAGGGCTACCGGCAGTTGGCGACGGCGTACGAGGAGGCGGCCGGCGGCGGGCTGCCGTCGGCGCCGCCCTCCGAGATTTACTGCCACTCGCTGACCGACCCGTCGATCCTGGCCCCCGAGCTGGCCGAGCAGGGCTACCAGACCCTCACCCTCTTTGGACTGCACACACCCGCGCGGCTGTTCGCCGACGCCAACGACACCGTCCGCGACGAACTGCTCAAGGCGACTCTGGAGCAGCTCGACGCCCATCTGGCCGAGCCGATCGCCGACTGTCTGGCCGTGGACGCGGAGGGGCGGCCCTGTATCGAGGCGAAGACACCCGTCGACCTCGAACGTGAACTGCGCCTGCCCGGCGGCCACATCTTCCACCGTGATCTCGCGTTCCCCTACGCCACCGCCGACACGGGCCGGTGGGGCGTGGAGACCGCCCACGCGAACGTGCTGCTGTGCGGGGCGGGCGCCGTGCGTGGCGGCGGTGTCAGCGGCGTGCCAGGACACAACGCCGCGATGGCCGTGCTGGAGTCGGGCCGGGCTCCGTCCGTCGGTGCGTAG
- a CDS encoding MFS transporter produces the protein MSQSGGPAIGTVTTKVPARLDRLPWSRRHWMIVIGLGTVWILDGLEVTVVGSIASRLSEDGSGLPVTDSEVTGLAAALYVAGACSGALFFGWLTDRFGRKKLLIVTLAVYLIATALTALSFNVWWFAAFRFLTGFGIGGEYAAINSAIVELIPSKYRGRVDLVINGSFWLGAMAGALLSVLALNTSVFPKDVGWRLTFALGVVLGLVILLVRRHVPESPRWMFIHGHDERAEEIVSGAEREIERETGKKLPEPRGSLTVEQRRSIGFVEIAKTLFRVYPERATLGFSLFVGQAFLYNAITFGFGTILVNFFGVSSGSTGYYFAAIALGNFLGPLLLGRLFDTVGRRPMIAGTYIISGLLLFLTAWFFNEGWLNAATMTVCWAVVLFFASAGASSAYLTVSEIFPMETRAMAIAFFYAIGTAAGGISGPLLFASLTDSGVVGDAVIAFCVGASLMVAAGVVAVLFAVAAEGRSLEDIARPLSARE, from the coding sequence ATGAGCCAGAGCGGGGGCCCGGCCATCGGGACGGTCACCACGAAAGTCCCGGCGCGACTCGACCGGCTGCCCTGGTCGCGCCGGCACTGGATGATCGTGATCGGCCTCGGCACCGTATGGATCCTGGACGGGCTCGAAGTCACCGTCGTCGGCAGCATCGCGAGCCGTCTCTCCGAGGACGGCAGCGGCCTGCCGGTCACCGACTCGGAGGTCACCGGTCTGGCCGCGGCCCTCTATGTGGCCGGCGCCTGCTCGGGGGCGCTCTTCTTCGGCTGGCTCACCGACCGGTTCGGCCGCAAGAAGCTCCTCATCGTCACGCTCGCGGTCTATCTGATCGCGACCGCGCTGACCGCCCTCTCCTTCAACGTGTGGTGGTTCGCCGCCTTCCGCTTCCTCACCGGATTCGGCATCGGCGGCGAGTACGCGGCCATCAACTCCGCCATCGTCGAGCTCATCCCCAGCAAGTACCGGGGCCGCGTCGATCTCGTCATCAACGGCAGCTTCTGGCTCGGTGCCATGGCCGGGGCCCTGCTCTCCGTCCTCGCGCTGAACACGAGCGTCTTTCCCAAGGATGTCGGCTGGCGGCTGACCTTCGCGCTAGGAGTCGTCCTCGGGCTGGTCATCCTGCTGGTCCGCCGGCATGTCCCGGAGAGCCCGCGGTGGATGTTCATCCACGGACACGACGAGAGGGCCGAGGAGATCGTCTCCGGCGCGGAGCGCGAGATCGAACGGGAGACCGGGAAGAAGCTGCCGGAGCCCCGCGGGTCCCTCACCGTCGAACAGCGCAGGAGTATCGGCTTCGTCGAGATCGCGAAGACGCTCTTCCGGGTCTACCCCGAGCGCGCGACGCTCGGCTTCTCGCTCTTCGTCGGCCAGGCGTTCCTCTACAACGCCATCACCTTCGGCTTCGGCACCATCCTGGTGAACTTCTTCGGCGTGTCCAGCGGTTCGACCGGTTACTACTTCGCCGCCATCGCACTGGGCAACTTCCTCGGACCCCTGCTGCTCGGGCGGCTGTTCGACACCGTGGGCCGCAGGCCGATGATCGCGGGGACGTACATCATCTCGGGGCTGCTGCTCTTTCTCACCGCCTGGTTCTTCAACGAGGGCTGGCTCAACGCGGCCACCATGACCGTCTGTTGGGCCGTGGTGCTCTTCTTCGCGTCCGCCGGGGCCAGCTCCGCCTATCTGACCGTCAGCGAGATCTTCCCCATGGAGACACGCGCCATGGCGATCGCGTTCTTCTACGCCATCGGTACGGCGGCGGGCGGAATCTCCGGGCCGCTGCTGTTCGCGAGCCTCACCGACAGCGGGGTCGTCGGGGACGCCGTCATCGCCTTCTGTGTCGGCGCCTCGCTGATGGTCGCCGCCGGTGTGGTCGCCGTGCTCTTCGCCGTCGCCGCCGAGGGCAGATCGCTGGAGGACATCGCCAGGCCGCTGTCGGCGCGCGAGTGA
- a CDS encoding DUF6882 domain-containing protein — MNATTSFSDPFLRLTERHAAWGAQQLEAFTEFMPAGPWTADLDQRLYRQAGRDLRISVLGSFDISEESWLWGWANPGFGRSPVVGAANGIRRLGEAHGIPEFTTDLVDLSAFEDPGFAVETLAFGAMGALGAAGYLGVQASPEGRLYMVPDDPQVPRAVPDGITLPRVLLTGANLLAGSSARTVVSGYFGHHGLTQRQEADRVSADLPGGATAHVLFDNVGRIASIEMKNVSG; from the coding sequence ATGAACGCGACCACCAGCTTCAGCGACCCGTTCCTCCGGCTGACCGAGCGGCACGCCGCCTGGGGCGCCCAACAGCTCGAAGCCTTCACCGAGTTCATGCCGGCCGGTCCGTGGACCGCCGATCTCGACCAGCGTCTCTACCGCCAGGCGGGCCGCGATCTGCGTATCTCGGTGCTCGGCAGTTTCGACATCTCGGAGGAGTCCTGGCTGTGGGGTTGGGCGAACCCCGGCTTCGGCCGGTCACCCGTCGTCGGCGCGGCGAACGGGATACGGCGGCTGGGTGAGGCCCACGGCATCCCCGAGTTCACCACCGACCTGGTCGACCTGTCGGCGTTCGAGGACCCCGGGTTCGCGGTGGAGACCCTCGCGTTCGGGGCGATGGGCGCGCTCGGCGCGGCCGGTTACCTCGGCGTCCAGGCCTCCCCCGAGGGCCGTCTGTACATGGTGCCGGACGACCCGCAGGTGCCGCGTGCCGTGCCCGACGGCATCACGCTGCCGCGGGTCCTGCTGACGGGCGCGAACCTGCTCGCGGGGAGTTCGGCCCGCACCGTGGTGAGCGGGTACTTCGGCCATCACGGGCTGACGCAGCGTCAGGAGGCGGACCGGGTGAGCGCCGATCTGCCCGGCGGTGCCACGGCCCACGTCCTGTTCGACAACGTCGGCCGCATCGCCTCGATCGAGATGAAGAACGTCTCCGGGTAG